In Engraulis encrasicolus isolate BLACKSEA-1 chromosome 24, IST_EnEncr_1.0, whole genome shotgun sequence, a single genomic region encodes these proteins:
- the cdc42ep3 gene encoding cdc42 effector protein 3, producing MPAKTPIYLKPNHQSKRGKKCRLRDILSPDMISPPLGDFRHTIHIGKGGMRDTFGDMSFLQGNFELLPGKKGDTCRPYQYGLSNSGSGQHSEFLRANSASDASFAETPSPVLKNAISLPTIGSGQAITLPHLCSAVFPVTSDPMLDDDPLEGLTDSTITTTTIATTTSSLEDGTDEEEGDVDVVAMDRNGNNGDLEILQIDSLLQSITIFGHEPSPPPPLPTPSPGNHHYGDYQERPALTINLVETPEKQSQPVSMKKKITPKIGKILSFDNSFEKKQQQQQQQQQQQQQPQTSFYINSNGVNNHSNSNSIYNGNGNCNISTTNGFTNGFNGSLYSGDSITIGDEKDSSNGSWADRDSGVEEGRMCDFDFELSKEKSVSQESLSQITGSMLSLELDLGPSILDEVLNIMDKPQPGIKV from the coding sequence ATGCCGGCGAAGACACCCATCTATCTCAAGCCCAACCACCAAAGCAAGCGGGGAAAGAAGTGTCGCCTGCGAGACATCCTGTCCCCGGACATGATCAGCCCTCCCCTGGGCGACTTCCGCCACACCATCCACATCGGCAAAGGCGGTATGAGGGACACTTTCGGGGACATGTCCTTCCTGCAGGGCAACTTCGAGCTGCTGCCGGGGAAAAAGGGGGACACTTGTCGCCCGTATCAGTATGGCTTGTCCAACAGCGGTAGTGGACAGCACAGTGAGTTCTTGCGGGCGAACAGCGCTTCGGACGCCTCGTTTGCGGAGACCCCATCGCCCGTGCTGAAGAACGCCATATCGCTGCCCACCATCGGCAGTGGGCAGGCCATCACGTTGCCACACCTCTGCTCCGCTGTCTTCCCCGTGACCTCTGACCCCATGCTGGATGACGACCCTCTGGAGGGGCTCACCGACTCCACCATCACCACGACAACAATTGCGACAACAACATCCAGCCTGGAGGATGGAACGGACGAAGAGGAGGGGGATGTGGACGTGGTGGCCATGGACAGAAACGGCAACAATGGCGACCTGGAGATCCTGCAGATCGACTCACTCCTGCAGTCCATCACCATCTTCGGGCACGAGCCGAGCCCCCCGCCGCCACTGCCGACGCCATCGCCAGGCAACCATCACTATGGTGACTACCAGGAGAGGCCGGCCCTCACCATCAACCTGGTGGAGACGCCCGAGAAGCAATCGCAGCCCGTGTCGATGAAGAAGAAGATCACGCCGAAGATCGGCAAGATCCTGAGCTTCGATAACAGCTTCGAGaagaagcagcaacagcagcagcagcagcagcagcagcagcagcagccacagacaTCGTTCTACATCAACAGCAATGGTGTCAACAACcatagcaacagcaacagcatctACAATGGAAACGGCAACTGCAACATCAGCACCACCAACGGCTTCACCAACGGCTTCAATGGCAGCCTCTACAGCGGAGACAGCATCACCATTGGCGACGAGAAGGACAGCAGCAACGGCAGCTGGGCGGACAGAGACAGCGGCGTGGAGGAAGGTCGCATGTGTGACTTTGACTTTGAGCTGAGCAAGGAGAAGAGCGTCTCGCAGGAGTCCCTGAGTCAGATCACTGGCTCCATGCTCTCCCTAGAGCTGGACTTGGGGCCCTCCATCTTGGACGAGGTGCTGAATATCATGGACAAGCCCCAGCCAGGGATCAAGGTGTAA